A stretch of the Microcebus murinus isolate Inina chromosome 6, M.murinus_Inina_mat1.0, whole genome shotgun sequence genome encodes the following:
- the NFKBIA gene encoding NF-kappa-B inhibitor alpha — translation MFQPAEHAPEWAMEVARDGLKKERLLDDRHDSGLDSMKDEEYEQMVKELREIRLEPQEAPRGAEPWKQQLTEDGDSFLHLAIIHEEKALTMEVIRQVKGDLAFLNFQNNLQQTPLHLAVITNQPEIAEALLEAGCDPELRDFRGNTPLHLACEQGCLASVGVLTQSCTTQHLHSILQATNYNGHTCLHLASIHGYLGIVELLVSLGADVNAQEPCNGRTALHLAVDLQNPDLVSLLLKCGADVNRVTYQGYSPYQLTWGRPSTRIQQQLGQLTLENLQMLPESEDEESYDTESEFTEDELPYDDCVFGGQRLTL, via the exons ATGTTCCAGCCGGCCGAGCACGCCCCGGAGTGGGCCATGGAGGTGGCCCGGGACGGGCTCAAGAAGGAGCGGCTGCTGGACGACCGCCACGACAGCGGCCTGGACTCCATGAAGGATGAGGAGTACGAGCAGATGGTGAAGGAGCTGCGGGAGATCCGCTTGGAGCCGCAGGAGGCGCCGCGCGGCGCCGAGCCCTGGAAGCAGCAGCTCACCGAGGACGGAGACTC GTTCCTGCACTTGGCCATCATCCATGAAGAAAAGGCACTGACTATGGAAGTGATCCGCCAGGTGAAGGGAGACCTGGCCTTCCTCAACTTCCAGAACAACCTGCAGCAG ACTCCACTCCACTTGGCTGTGATCACCAACCAGCCAGAAATTGCTGAGGCGCTTCTGGAAGCTGGCTGTGATCCTGAGCTCCGAGACTTTCGAGGAAATACCCCCCTACACCTTGCATGTGAGCAAGGCTGCCTGGCCAGCGTGGGAGTCCTCACGCAGAGCTGCACCACCCAGCACCTCCACTCCATCCTGCAGGCCACCAACTACAATG GCCACACGTGTCTGCATTTAGCCTCTATCCATGGCTACCTGGGCATTGTGGAGCTTTTGGTGTCTTTGGGTGCTGATGTCAATGCTCAG GAGCCCTGTAACGGCCGGACTGCCCTCCACCTCGCGGTGGACCTGCAGAATCCTGACCTGGTGTCGCTCCTGTTGAAGTGTGGGGCTGATGTCAACAGAGTTACCTACCAGGGCTACTCCCCGTACCAGCTCACCTGGGGCCGCCCAAGCACCCGGATACAGCAGCAGCTGGGCCAGCTGACCCTAGAAAACCTTCAGATGCTGCCAGAGAGCGAGGATGAGGAGAGCTATGATACAGAATCCGAGTTCACAGAGGATGAG CTGCCCTATGATGACTGCGTGTTTGGAGGCCAGCGCCTGACGTTATGA